A genomic region of Arachis stenosperma cultivar V10309 chromosome 9, arast.V10309.gnm1.PFL2, whole genome shotgun sequence contains the following coding sequences:
- the LOC130951655 gene encoding pollen receptor-like kinase 3 codes for MGLLGEIDVDTLLELKNLRTISLVNNSFSGSIPQLNRIGFLKAMYLSGNKFSGNIPTDYFQRMRSLKKLWLSNNEFTGQIPASLAEIPQLVELHLENNQFSGNIPNLANPSLVDLDLSYNKLEGEVPQALSKFDESSFAGNDGICGKKIGKPCEKLPEETVIPLPVTNGSWNNKLQIAGFALTSLLLVALIVFFIVRSKRNKDNEEFGRFRNNGSIAGESVEVQVSQPVKREGAPAVTTVVSRKGSSKRGSCHGGSKGVGELVVVNDEKGVFGLSDLMKAAAEVLGNGGLGSCYKAVMSNGVAVVVKRTREMNALEKKSFDAEICRLGRLKHLNILTPLAYHFRKDEKLIMSEYVPGSSLLFLLHGDRGPSHAELDWPARLKIVRGIAEGMRYLHTELASSNVPHGNLKSSNVLLGPDYQPMLVDYGFSQMVNPSTATQALFAYKAPEAARGQVSHKSDVYCLGVVILEILTGKFPSQYLSNKKGGIDVVEWVTSAISEGRESELLDPQIANNKISIGQMVQLLHVGAACTESNPEQRIDIKEAIRRIEEIARQSGTTEVVTSLKDGFADSNMSRNQGQGEEYQKRHMDGSESFGSQDYYEFGSFSSYNTTA; via the exons ATGGGGCTATTGGGTGAAATAGACGTTGATACATTGCTCGAACTCAAGAATCTCAGAACCATCAGCCTTGTGAACAACTCTTTCTCAGGTTCAATTCCGCAGCTCAACAGAATAGGATTCTTGAAGGCCATGTATTTGTCAGGAAACAAATTCTCTGGGAATATTCCCACAGATTATTTTCAGAGAATGAGGTCTCTGAAGAAATTGTGGCTTTCTAACAACGAATTCACAGGTCAAATCCCAGCATCATTAGCCGAGATCCCTCAGCTTGTTGAGTTGCATCTGGAGAATAATCAGTTTAGTGGAAACATCCCAAATCTTGCGAATCCTTCATTGGTGGACCTCGATTTGTCATATAACAAATTGGAAGGTGAAGTTCCACAGGCTTTATCGAAGTTCGATGAGAGTTCTTTCGCAGGAAATGATGGTATTTGTGGTAAAAAGATTGGGAAGCCATGTGAGAAGCTTCCAGAAGAGACGGTTATTCCCCTGCCTGTGACGAATGGGAGCTGGAACAACAAACTGCAGATTGCTGGCTTTGCCTTAACGAGCTTGTTGCTTGTGGCGCTTATTGTTTTCTTCATTGTCCGGTCGAAGCGGAATAAGGACAATGAGGAGTTTGGTAGGTTTAGAAACAACGGTAGTATTGCCGGAGAGTCCGTGGAGGTTCAGGTGAGTCAGCCGGTGAAAAGAGAAGGGGCACCGGCGGTGACAACGGTAGTTAGCAGAAAAGGATCAAGTAAGAGAGGATCTTGTCATGGAGGAAGCAAGGGGGTAGGGGAGCTTGTGGTTGTGAATGATGAGAAGGGGGTTTTCGGGTTGTCAGATTTGATGAAGGCGGCGGCGGAAGTGCTAGGAAATGGTGGGCTTGGGTCATGTTATAAAGCTGTGATGTCTAATGGGGTGGCGGTGGTGGTGAAGAGGACAAGGGAGATGAATGCGTTGGAGAAAAAAAGTTTTGATGCTGAGATTTGTAGGCTTGGGAGGCTAAAACATTTGAATATCTTAACCCCTTTGGCTTACCATTTCAGAAAGGATGAGAAACTAATTATGTCCGAGTATGTCCCTGGGAGCAGTCTATTGTTTTTGCTTCATG GTGACAGGGGACCATCTCATGCTGAATTGGATTGGCCAGCACGTTTAAAGATTGTAAGGGGAATTGCTGAAGGGATGCGTTATCTTCACACAGAACTAGCTTCTTCTAATGTACCCCATGGCAATCTCAAGTCTAGTAATGTTTTATTAGGACCAGATTACCAGCCAATGCTTGTAGATTATGGATTTAGCCAAATGGTTAATCCTTCCACTGCAACACAAGCTCTTTTTGCTTATAAGGCTCCAGAAGCCGCACGAGGCCAAGTTTCACATAAAAGTGACGTGTATTGTCTTGGAGTTGTTATACTCGAGATCCTCACCGGAAAATTCCCTTCTCAATATCTTAGCAACAAGAAGGGCGGAATCGACGTAGTCGAATGGGTTACGTCAGCAATTTCTGAGGGAAGGGAGTCAGAGTTGCTTGATCCTCAGATTGCAAACAACAAAATTTCAATAGGCCAAATGGTCCAACTTCTTCATGTAGGTGCTGCTTGCACAGAAAGTAACCCCGAACAACGAATCGACATCAAGGAGGCCAtaagaagaatagaagagatAGCAAGGCAGAGTGGAACAACAGAGGTCGTAACATCTCTCAAAGATGGCTTTGCAGATTCCAATATGTCACGGAATCAAGGACAAGGTGAGGAATATCAGAAGAGACATATGGATGGTTCAGAAAGCTTTGGAAGCCAAGACTATTATGAATTTGGCTCCTTCTCCTCATATAATACAACAGCCTAa